A DNA window from Coffea arabica cultivar ET-39 chromosome 6c, Coffea Arabica ET-39 HiFi, whole genome shotgun sequence contains the following coding sequences:
- the LOC140008741 gene encoding uncharacterized protein, which yields MLGIGMKVERLPYDLEVRTPTSNQVLLANEVYRNCDIWVGERKLVVDLISLVIKGYDVILGMDWLTHYHARVDCRMKVVEFCIPVEATLKLDVRGILASSALISRIRERKLLSWGARDYLAFLVNTPGEKMKLEDMPVISEYPDVFPEELGSLPP from the coding sequence ATGCTTGGAATTGGCATGAAAGTTGAAAGGCTACCTTATGATTTAGAAGTAAGGACACCTACGAGTAACCAAGTTTTACTTGCGAATGAGGTGTACAGGAATTGTGATATTTGGGTTGGTGAACGGAAGTTGGTAGTCGACCTCATTAGTCTagtcattaaggggtacgatgtcattctaggtatggattggctaacTCATTACCATGCTCGGGTAGATTGTAGGATGAAGGTAGTAGAGTTTTGCATACCAGTTGAGGCAACTTTGAAGTTAGACGTAAGGGGTATATTAGCCTCATCTGCGCTCATTTCGAGAATAAGGGAGAGGAAATTACTTAGTTGGGGGGCACGCGATTATCTAGCTTTTCTAGTTAACACTCCGGGAGAAAAGATGAAGTTGGAGGACATGCCGGTAATCAGTGAATACCCGGACGTATTTCCGGAGGAGTTGGGGTCACTGCCACCCTAA